Proteins from one Meriones unguiculatus strain TT.TT164.6M chromosome 10, Bangor_MerUng_6.1, whole genome shotgun sequence genomic window:
- the Ist1 gene encoding IST1 homolog isoform X1, which translates to MLCGSSEVSLFRSQARGSLQEEQNRMLGSGFKAERLRVNLRLVINRLKLLEKKKTELAQKARKEIADYLAAGKDERARIRVEHIIREDYLVEAMEILELYCDLLLARFGLIQSMKELDSGLAESVSTLIWAAPRLQSEVAELKIVADQLCAKYSKEYGKLCRTNQIGTVNDRLMHKLSVEAPPKILVERYLIEIAKNYNVPYEPDSVVMAEAPVGVDTDLIDVGFTDDVKKGGPGRGGGGGFTAPVGVPDGTVPMPMPMPMPMPMPSPNAPFSYPLPKGPSDFSGLPVGTYQAFPNIHPPQIPATPPSYESLVTKFPWNQTRPTVCGMRWIFISPQGLG; encoded by the exons GAGGagcagaacagaatgctgggctCTGGCTTCAAAGCTGAGCGCTTACGAGTCAATTTGAGATTAGTCATAAATCGTCTTAAactgttggagaaaaaaaaaa CGGAACTGGCTCAGAAAGCAAGGAAGGAGATTGCTGACTATCTGGCCGCTGGCAAGGATGAGCGAGCACGCATCCGCGTGGAGCACATTATCCGGGAGGACTACCTTGTGGAGGCCATGGAGATCCTGGAGCTCTACTGTGACCTGCTGCTGGCTCGGTTTGGCCTTATCCAGTCTATGAA ggAGCTGGATTCTGGTCTGGCTGAATCTGTGTCTACGCTGATCTGGGCTGCTCCTCGGCTTCAGTCAGAAGTAGCTGAGTTGAAAATA GTTGCTGATCAGCTCTGTGCCAAATATAGCAAGGAATATGGCAAGTTGTGCAGGACCAACCAGATTGGGACTGTGAATGACAGG CTAATGCATAAACTGAGTGTAGAAGCCCCACCCAAAATCCTAGTGGAGAGATACCTGATTGAAATTGCCAAGAATTACAATGTACCCTATGAACCTGACTCTGTGGTAATG gcaGAAGCTCCTGTTGGGGTGGATACAGATCTTATTGATGTTGGATTTACAGATGATGTGAAGAAAGGTGGccctggaagaggaggagggggcggGTTCACAGCCCCTGTTGGTGTACCTGATGGAACAGTGCCAATGCCCATGCCCATGCCCATGCCAATGCCAATGCCATCTCCAAATGCTCCCTTCTCATATCCACTGCCAAAAGGACCA TCGGATTTCAGTGGATTGCCAGTGGGGACTTACCAGGCCTTTCCTAACATTCACCCACCTCAGATACCAGCAACTCCCCCATCGTATGAATCT TTGGTAACTAAGTTTCCCTGGAACCAAACCCGGCCAACTGTTTGTGGAATGAGATGGATCTTTATCAGTCCTCAAGGCCTTG GTTGA
- the Ist1 gene encoding IST1 homolog isoform X2, translating to MLCGSSEVSLFRSQARGSLQEEQNRMLGSGFKAERLRVNLRLVINRLKLLEKKKTELAQKARKEIADYLAAGKDERARIRVEHIIREDYLVEAMEILELYCDLLLARFGLIQSMKELDSGLAESVSTLIWAAPRLQSEVAELKIVADQLCAKYSKEYGKLCRTNQIGTVNDRLMHKLSVEAPPKILVERYLIEIAKNYNVPYEPDSVVMAEAPVGVDTDLIDVGFTDDVKKGGPGRGGGGGFTAPVGVPDGTVPMPMPMPMPMPMPSPNAPFSYPLPKGPSDFSGLPVGTYQAFPNIHPPQIPATPPSYESVSA from the exons GAGGagcagaacagaatgctgggctCTGGCTTCAAAGCTGAGCGCTTACGAGTCAATTTGAGATTAGTCATAAATCGTCTTAAactgttggagaaaaaaaaaa CGGAACTGGCTCAGAAAGCAAGGAAGGAGATTGCTGACTATCTGGCCGCTGGCAAGGATGAGCGAGCACGCATCCGCGTGGAGCACATTATCCGGGAGGACTACCTTGTGGAGGCCATGGAGATCCTGGAGCTCTACTGTGACCTGCTGCTGGCTCGGTTTGGCCTTATCCAGTCTATGAA ggAGCTGGATTCTGGTCTGGCTGAATCTGTGTCTACGCTGATCTGGGCTGCTCCTCGGCTTCAGTCAGAAGTAGCTGAGTTGAAAATA GTTGCTGATCAGCTCTGTGCCAAATATAGCAAGGAATATGGCAAGTTGTGCAGGACCAACCAGATTGGGACTGTGAATGACAGG CTAATGCATAAACTGAGTGTAGAAGCCCCACCCAAAATCCTAGTGGAGAGATACCTGATTGAAATTGCCAAGAATTACAATGTACCCTATGAACCTGACTCTGTGGTAATG gcaGAAGCTCCTGTTGGGGTGGATACAGATCTTATTGATGTTGGATTTACAGATGATGTGAAGAAAGGTGGccctggaagaggaggagggggcggGTTCACAGCCCCTGTTGGTGTACCTGATGGAACAGTGCCAATGCCCATGCCCATGCCCATGCCAATGCCAATGCCATCTCCAAATGCTCCCTTCTCATATCCACTGCCAAAAGGACCA TCGGATTTCAGTGGATTGCCAGTGGGGACTTACCAGGCCTTTCCTAACATTCACCCACCTCAGATACCAGCAACTCCCCCATCGTATGAATCTGTAAGTGCCTGA